One genomic segment of Lewinellaceae bacterium includes these proteins:
- a CDS encoding SGNH/GDSL hydrolase family protein: MIEIKTSKASLTLYFLLILIWSGCAKHKPKILIVGDSISLGYTPYVREDLQGIAEVYHNRGNAQHTGTGLDSIETWIGTKDWDIIQFNWGLWDLCYRHPDSKTQGNRDKVHGTITYELEDYGKNLDSIVQWMKAKSDAKLIFVTTTYVPEDEAGRYQEDAIRYNQLAKRIMEENGVVINDIYEASRRIHRQYGKDSGDVHYLPEGYRALAKEITDFLKGEMSQ; the protein is encoded by the coding sequence ATGATTGAAATAAAAACAAGCAAAGCCAGTCTTACGCTGTATTTCTTGCTGATCCTGATTTGGTCCGGGTGTGCAAAGCATAAGCCCAAAATATTGATCGTTGGTGATTCCATTTCTTTGGGCTATACACCGTATGTACGGGAGGACCTGCAAGGCATCGCCGAAGTTTATCACAACCGGGGCAATGCACAGCACACAGGCACCGGTCTGGATAGTATTGAAACCTGGATTGGCACAAAAGACTGGGACATCATCCAATTTAACTGGGGCCTGTGGGATTTGTGCTACCGGCATCCGGACTCCAAAACGCAGGGCAACCGGGATAAGGTGCATGGTACAATCACGTACGAGCTGGAGGATTACGGCAAAAATCTGGATTCGATCGTACAATGGATGAAAGCCAAATCGGACGCTAAATTGATTTTTGTCACGACCACTTATGTGCCGGAGGATGAAGCCGGAAGGTATCAGGAAGATGCGATCCGGTACAACCAATTGGCCAAAAGGATCATGGAGGAAAATGGGGTGGTCATCAACGATATCTACGAAGCTTCCCGGCGGATACACCGGCAGTATGGAAAAGATTCGGGTGATGTGCATTATTTACCCGAGGGGTACCGGGCGTTGGCCAAGGAAATTACGGATTTCCTGAAAGGTGAAATGAGTCAATGA
- a CDS encoding GNAT family N-acetyltransferase: MIHIFDGGIRVLINGIIACPYKRMQRPGKQVSNKCIVHIMNFDGNREAFQFQRATPNDVANLARLHVDTFNETHGQGPSFEVRLNQWQQLFRDKRPSWFCLVIKTQSGNLAGFAKGQPYDHGDHADYQGELNKIYLLKKYQKMGLGRRLLCHCAEEFRQLGIISFLLFGDANNPSNSFYERMGARRLYAQNGAFHGGYGWNNLEDLLSDDNNSRA; this comes from the coding sequence ATGATTCATATCTTTGATGGTGGTATCCGGGTCCTGATAAACGGCATAATAGCCTGTCCTTATAAACGAATGCAACGACCAGGCAAGCAGGTATCCAATAAATGCATTGTACACATTATGAATTTCGACGGCAACAGGGAAGCTTTCCAATTTCAACGAGCAACTCCCAACGATGTGGCTAACCTGGCCCGGTTGCATGTGGATACCTTTAATGAGACCCATGGCCAGGGTCCTTCCTTCGAAGTGCGTTTAAACCAATGGCAGCAGTTATTCCGGGATAAACGACCTTCCTGGTTTTGCCTGGTCATCAAGACCCAATCCGGCAACCTGGCCGGTTTTGCCAAAGGTCAGCCTTATGATCACGGTGACCATGCTGATTACCAGGGGGAGTTGAATAAAATTTATCTTCTGAAAAAATATCAGAAAATGGGACTGGGACGCCGGTTGCTCTGTCATTGTGCAGAAGAATTCAGACAGCTCGGCATAATATCCTTTTTATTGTTTGGTGATGCAAACAATCCTTCCAATAGCTTTTACGAGCGGATGGGGGCCCGGAGGTTATATGCCCAAAATGGCGCATTCCATGGAGGATATGGGTGGAACAATCTGGAAGATCTGCTATCTGATGATAATAATTCGCGAGCATAA